In Deltaproteobacteria bacterium, a genomic segment contains:
- a CDS encoding MerR family transcriptional regulator, with product MKVNIPDKLYFKIGEVSKITRVKPYVLRYWETEFKIINPQKSKSNQRVYRKRDVELILEIKRLLYDEKYTLNGAKARVREWLKARNNLQLDIKFPDQRHVKALKSIKEELYSIKKSLS from the coding sequence ATGAAGGTTAATATCCCTGATAAGCTCTACTTTAAGATAGGTGAAGTTAGCAAGATAACACGGGTGAAGCCTTATGTCCTGAGATATTGGGAAACAGAGTTCAAGATAATAAACCCTCAGAAATCTAAGTCAAATCAGAGGGTTTACAGGAAAAGGGATGTTGAGCTTATATTAGAGATAAAAAGACTTTTGTATGACGAAAAATATACGCTTAACGGGGCAAAGGCCAGAGTAAGGGAATGGCTTAAGGCAAGGAATAATCTACAGCTTGATATTAAATTCCCCGACCAGAGGCATGTAAAAGCCTTGAAATCTATAAAAGAAGAGTTGTACTCTATAAAAAAGAGCCTTTCCTGA
- the hydG gene encoding [FeFe] hydrogenase H-cluster radical SAM maturase HydG has protein sequence MIAGQAKPSSFFLKTAFLFALLERMGISFLTGFARDNMIIDAKRIEDILSDIGEPNISTIDSILAKASSLNGLSLEDAAALLSVESPDVMEKIFKKAGEIKEKIFGRRIVIFAPLYLSNYCVNNCLYCGFRKDNKDAVRKALTIDEVIQEANALAAKGFKRALLVCGEDTKISGIGYIIEAVDAIYKNTGIRIVHVNAPPMEVSELRRLKAAGVGVYQVFQETYHRPTYEVMHPSGKKRDYDYRLNAIDRAMEAGFEDVGIGSLLGLYDYKYDALATIAHSQYLYERFGSYAHTISAPRLRPADGSPITTASYPVSDIEFKKIVAVYRLTLPSAGIVVSTREGAGLRDEVMSIGASQISAGSRTEPGGYALNTIRSKAGEQFSTSDHRSMEEMIASIARNGLLPSLCTTCYRVGRTGADFTKKALSGNMEKFCQANAILTLQEYIMDCAQNGAKEIGTAAIERGLEQIKEPALKKEVLRKLDEIKNGRRDVYL, from the coding sequence GTGATAGCTGGACAAGCAAAGCCGTCTTCCTTCTTCTTAAAGACGGCTTTTTTATTTGCCCTGTTAGAAAGGATGGGGATTAGCTTTCTAACGGGGTTTGCAAGGGACAATATGATTATAGATGCCAAAAGAATAGAAGATATTTTGTCGGATATTGGAGAGCCGAATATTTCTACGATTGACAGCATACTTGCAAAGGCATCTTCTTTGAATGGCTTAAGCCTTGAAGATGCGGCAGCGCTTTTATCTGTAGAAAGCCCGGATGTCATGGAGAAGATATTTAAAAAAGCAGGTGAGATAAAGGAAAAGATCTTTGGCAGGAGGATAGTTATTTTTGCCCCGCTTTATCTTTCCAATTACTGCGTCAATAATTGTCTATACTGCGGTTTCAGGAAAGACAATAAAGACGCTGTAAGAAAGGCCCTGACAATAGATGAAGTAATACAGGAGGCTAATGCCCTTGCGGCAAAGGGCTTTAAAAGGGCGCTTCTTGTATGCGGCGAGGATACTAAGATTTCAGGCATTGGATATATTATCGAGGCAGTTGATGCGATCTATAAAAATACTGGCATACGGATTGTCCATGTAAATGCGCCGCCTATGGAGGTTAGTGAGTTAAGGAGGCTTAAGGCTGCCGGTGTGGGTGTTTATCAGGTATTTCAGGAGACTTATCACAGACCTACATATGAGGTCATGCATCCATCCGGCAAAAAAAGAGATTATGATTACAGATTAAATGCTATTGACAGGGCAATGGAGGCTGGTTTTGAAGATGTCGGGATCGGAAGCCTTTTAGGGCTTTATGATTATAAATACGATGCGCTTGCAACGATAGCCCATTCACAGTATCTCTATGAAAGATTCGGCAGCTATGCCCATACAATATCGGCGCCGAGGCTGCGGCCAGCAGATGGCTCACCGATAACAACCGCGTCATATCCTGTTTCAGACATAGAATTTAAAAAGATAGTTGCAGTTTATAGATTAACTCTGCCAAGCGCAGGGATTGTTGTTTCTACAAGAGAAGGCGCTGGGTTGAGGGACGAGGTTATGAGTATTGGCGCATCACAGATAAGCGCAGGTTCAAGGACAGAACCGGGTGGGTATGCTTTGAATACAATTCGGAGTAAAGCGGGCGAGCAATTTTCTACAAGCGACCATAGAAGTATGGAAGAGATGATAGCGTCCATTGCAAGAAATGGGCTTTTGCCCAGCCTTTGCACAACCTGTTATCGTGTTGGGAGAACAGGGGCGGATTTTACAAAAAAGGCCCTCTCAGGGAATATGGAAAAATTCTGCCAGGCAAATGCAATCCTGACGCTGCAGGAATATATTATGGACTGCGCTCAAAACGGCGCTAAGGAGATTGGCACGGCTGCAATAGAAAGAGGGCTTGAGCAAATAAAAGAGCCTGCCCTGAAAAAAGAGGTTTTGAGGAAATTGGACGAGATTAAAAATGGGAGAAGAGATGTCTATTTATAA
- the pgsA gene encoding CDP-diacylglycerol--glycerol-3-phosphate 3-phosphatidyltransferase, protein MQKSDVFKSVQRHEAWNLPNAVSILRILTVPVLILLLLSPDKEISIIAAVIFAAASMTDWLDGYLARRMAVETIFGKFLDPLADKLLIVTCLVMLISLGRAPAWMVALITGREIAVTGLRAMASVEGVVIAAGRLGKYKTIFQIASVAALIVHYKFLGIDFHIAGMVLLWIALVFTIWSAVDYFVRFLRK, encoded by the coding sequence TTGCAAAAGAGTGATGTTTTTAAGTCTGTCCAGAGACACGAGGCATGGAATCTCCCGAACGCTGTTTCGATACTGCGAATACTTACTGTCCCTGTTCTTATACTACTTCTCCTGTCGCCTGACAAAGAGATTAGCATTATTGCAGCCGTTATATTTGCTGCCGCATCTATGACAGATTGGCTGGATGGCTATCTTGCAAGAAGGATGGCTGTAGAAACCATATTTGGCAAGTTTTTAGACCCGTTAGCTGATAAGCTGCTTATAGTTACGTGCCTTGTTATGCTTATATCATTAGGCAGGGCTCCGGCATGGATGGTTGCCCTTATAACAGGCAGAGAGATAGCGGTTACAGGATTAAGGGCTATGGCGTCTGTTGAAGGGGTTGTTATTGCGGCCGGCAGGCTTGGGAAATATAAGACAATATTCCAGATAGCTTCTGTTGCAGCGCTGATAGTTCATTATAAATTTTTAGGGATAGATTTTCATATTGCGGGAATGGTTCTCCTCTGGATTGCCCTTGTATTTACCATCTGGTCAGCCGTGGATTACTTTGTCAGATTTTTAAGAAAATAA
- the thiC gene encoding phosphomethylpyrimidine synthase ThiC yields the protein MTQLEQARKGIITNEMKQAALKEGVETGYIRSSIMDGTVIITKNKKHKSIEPLAIGKGLRTKINANIGTSQDRASLEEELKKLHAAVEAGADAVMDLSTGGEIDEIRRAVIRESPAPIGTVPIYQAALEAAKKGKSFVELEADDIFEIIERHAEDGVDFITVHCGVTMQTLERIKNEGRIMGIVSRGGALTAEWINFNKKENPLFENYDRLLRIAKEYDMVLSLGDGLRPGCLADATDRGQIEELVTLGELAQKAVSEGVQVMIEGPGHMPLNQIEANILLQKRLCHGAPFYVLGPLVTDIAPGYDHITSAIGGAIAGAAGADFLCYVTPSEHLRLPTIDDVREGVIASRIAAHAADIVKGVKGAMDRDIQMAKARKALNWDEQIRLSLDPARARLLRESSPPSDKEVCTMCGSLCAIKVSGKGN from the coding sequence ATGACACAATTAGAACAGGCCCGGAAGGGTATAATAACAAACGAAATGAAACAGGCAGCGCTCAAAGAAGGAGTGGAAACTGGATATATCCGCTCATCCATTATGGATGGGACTGTAATCATAACTAAAAACAAAAAGCACAAATCCATTGAACCGCTTGCGATAGGCAAGGGGCTCAGGACAAAGATAAACGCCAATATCGGAACATCTCAGGACAGGGCAAGCCTTGAAGAAGAGCTTAAAAAACTCCACGCAGCCGTAGAGGCAGGGGCGGATGCTGTTATGGATCTTTCAACAGGCGGAGAGATAGATGAAATAAGAAGGGCTGTTATAAGGGAGTCTCCTGCGCCAATCGGCACTGTGCCGATATATCAGGCAGCTTTGGAGGCCGCAAAGAAAGGCAAATCTTTTGTGGAATTGGAGGCAGATGATATTTTTGAGATTATTGAAAGGCACGCAGAGGATGGCGTTGATTTTATCACCGTTCACTGCGGTGTGACCATGCAGACTCTTGAGAGGATTAAGAATGAGGGGAGGATAATGGGCATTGTCAGCCGCGGCGGCGCGCTGACAGCAGAGTGGATAAACTTCAATAAAAAAGAAAACCCTTTGTTTGAAAATTATGACAGGCTTTTAAGAATTGCAAAGGAATATGACATGGTTTTAAGCCTCGGCGACGGACTCAGGCCAGGATGTCTTGCCGATGCAACTGACAGGGGGCAGATTGAAGAGCTTGTAACCCTTGGGGAGCTGGCTCAAAAAGCTGTATCTGAAGGGGTGCAGGTTATGATAGAGGGCCCTGGTCATATGCCTCTAAATCAGATAGAGGCAAATATCCTCTTGCAGAAAAGACTCTGCCATGGCGCGCCTTTTTATGTGCTTGGCCCTCTTGTCACTGATATAGCGCCAGGCTATGACCACATCACATCTGCGATAGGGGGCGCAATTGCAGGCGCTGCAGGCGCGGATTTTCTCTGCTACGTGACTCCGTCAGAGCATTTGAGGCTTCCAACAATAGATGATGTAAGGGAAGGGGTTATTGCGTCAAGGATCGCAGCCCATGCAGCGGATATTGTAAAAGGGGTAAAGGGCGCAATGGACAGGGATATTCAGATGGCAAAGGCAAGGAAGGCATTAAATTGGGATGAGCAGATAAGGCTTTCTCTTGACCCTGCGAGGGCAAGGCTTTTAAGGGAATCCAGCCCGCCGTCTGATAAAGAGGTCTGCACTATGTGCGGAAGTCTTTGCGCTATAAAGGTTTCAGGGAAAGGCAATTAA
- a CDS encoding thiazole synthase encodes MAGILKIGNREFKSRLMVGTGKYPSNEIMVKALEESGAQVVTVAVRRVNLDRSKESLLDYIDFKKYTLLPNTAACYTAQDAIRTARLGREALGTDFVKLEVIGDERTLFPDNEALLEAARVLVKEGFVVLPYTNDDPIMARKLEDIGCVAVMPLAAPIGSGLGIRNPYNIRIILETVKVPVIVDAGVGTASDAAIAMELGCHGLLMNTGIAGAKDPVKMARAMKLAVEAGRLAYEAGRIPKKLYATASSPIEGMI; translated from the coding sequence ATGGCAGGTATACTAAAGATTGGAAATAGGGAGTTTAAATCAAGGCTCATGGTTGGGACAGGGAAATACCCGTCTAATGAGATAATGGTAAAGGCGCTGGAGGAATCGGGCGCTCAAGTGGTAACTGTTGCTGTCAGAAGGGTGAACCTTGACAGAAGTAAAGAATCTCTGTTGGATTACATTGATTTTAAAAAATATACTTTGCTTCCCAATACTGCTGCCTGCTATACAGCGCAGGATGCCATAAGGACTGCAAGGCTTGGAAGAGAGGCGCTGGGGACTGATTTTGTAAAGCTTGAAGTAATAGGAGACGAAAGGACGCTTTTCCCTGATAATGAGGCATTGCTTGAGGCCGCAAGGGTTCTGGTAAAAGAAGGCTTTGTTGTTTTGCCATATACCAATGATGACCCAATTATGGCACGGAAGCTGGAAGATATTGGCTGTGTCGCTGTAATGCCCCTTGCTGCGCCCATCGGCTCAGGTCTCGGTATTCGCAATCCCTATAATATCAGGATTATACTTGAAACAGTTAAAGTGCCAGTTATTGTGGATGCTGGTGTCGGCACAGCATCGGATGCTGCAATTGCAATGGAGCTTGGCTGTCACGGTCTTTTAATGAATACCGGTATTGCAGGCGCAAAAGACCCTGTAAAAATGGCAAGGGCCATGAAACTTGCTGTTGAGGCAGGGAGGCTTGCATACGAGGCAGGAAGGATACCAAAAAAACTCTATGCAACGGCGAGTAGTCCAATAGAAGGAATGATTTAA
- the thiE gene encoding thiamine phosphate synthase, with amino-acid sequence MIDFNLYLITDRHRTCGKPLTTVVEEALKGGIKAVQLREKGLSAKELFELAQGIRSLTWQYGARLFINDRVDIAMAVNADGVHLGQNGFSARDSKRIFPKAAIGVSTHSLNEAKKAEDEGADFITLGPIFYTSSKADYGEPLGVEVIKRVRKEINIPVFAIGGIKKDNLKDVMAAGADGAAVISAVIGTKEPEKAVKEILREII; translated from the coding sequence ATGATTGATTTTAATCTTTATCTCATAACCGACAGACACCGGACATGCGGGAAGCCGCTGACAACAGTTGTAGAAGAGGCATTAAAGGGTGGTATAAAGGCCGTGCAGTTGCGGGAAAAGGGATTAAGCGCAAAGGAATTATTTGAATTGGCGCAGGGTATTAGAAGTCTGACATGGCAGTATGGCGCAAGGCTTTTTATAAACGATAGGGTTGATATTGCTATGGCGGTTAATGCAGATGGCGTACATCTCGGGCAGAATGGTTTTTCAGCAAGAGATTCAAAAAGGATATTTCCGAAAGCGGCTATTGGCGTTTCAACCCATTCTCTTAATGAGGCAAAAAAGGCGGAGGACGAAGGCGCTGATTTTATAACCCTTGGCCCGATATTCTATACGTCGTCAAAGGCAGATTACGGAGAGCCATTGGGAGTTGAAGTAATAAAAAGGGTGAGGAAGGAAATAAATATCCCTGTTTTTGCAATAGGCGGGATAAAGAAAGACAATCTAAAAGATGTTATGGCGGCAGGCGCTGACGGAGCGGCAGTAATATCAGCGGTGATAGGAACAAAAGAACCGGAGAAGGCAGTGAAGGAAATATTGAGGGAGATAATATGA
- the thiS gene encoding sulfur carrier protein ThiS: MSIYKSQQSGVRPAPASSKQGSQEPETVRRVQIIVNGEEKNFEEGVTIFKLLNELNVKPQGIAVELNLEIAPKGKYGETVLKNGDKIEIVRMVGGG, translated from the coding sequence ATGTCTATTTATAAAAGTCAGCAGTCAGGCGTCAGGCCTGCCCCTGCAAGTAGTAAGCAGGGGAGTCAGGAGCCAGAAACTGTAAGACGGGTACAAATTATTGTGAATGGAGAAGAGAAAAATTTTGAAGAAGGGGTAACCATCTTTAAACTTTTAAACGAGCTTAATGTAAAGCCGCAAGGGATAGCAGTGGAATTAAATTTGGAGATAGCGCCAAAAGGCAAATATGGTGAAACTGTTTTAAAGAACGGGGATAAGATTGAGATTGTAAGGATGGTGGGGGGAGGGTAA
- a CDS encoding diguanylate cyclase: MTQPSKFKVSENLNSTIPQMDRVLIVDDDLMIKVMLEDILHAHGYQTYHASNGREAVRLVKEHTPEIILMDIVMPEMDGIAACKAIRSTTLPIRPSIIMVSNKSDKDAIIEALEKGADDFITKPVDDMELIARIHAQSRIRGFYREIYEDKKNLETIFDVTKTISSMLKTEEVLYTIVKRVADITGAVRCSIVLISQEDIGYVLASHESPTIKEIKLDLNKYPEIREALKSKRPVVIEDISRHPLMAEVKDLVKDLDRMNVLVLPIIWEEEVIGTLFLRTRRLGKGFTEKDINLCQIIAQSAYHAIKNARLFEEVSKEKEEMKTLAITDSLTEVYNHNFFYTRLEEEFNRTVRYETPISLIMMDIDDFKRINDTYGHRTGDHVLKEVADMIKKLVRKTDIVARYGGEEFSVILPHTNLDGAEEEAERIREAISSHAYANLTKETITISLGVVSYPSGKTIMNAGDFVNLADTALYEAKRSGKNKVVVLGRK, from the coding sequence ATGACGCAGCCATCAAAATTCAAGGTTTCTGAAAACCTTAATTCCACAATTCCTCAAATGGATAGGGTTCTCATTGTAGATGACGACCTGATGATCAAGGTGATGCTTGAGGATATACTTCATGCGCATGGCTATCAGACCTACCATGCCTCAAACGGCCGTGAAGCTGTGAGACTTGTGAAGGAACACACGCCTGAAATAATTCTCATGGATATTGTAATGCCTGAAATGGACGGCATAGCGGCATGCAAGGCTATACGCAGTACGACCCTGCCCATCCGCCCCTCCATCATCATGGTCTCCAATAAAAGCGATAAAGATGCCATAATTGAGGCGCTTGAAAAAGGGGCCGATGACTTCATAACAAAGCCTGTTGATGATATGGAACTCATTGCCAGAATCCATGCACAGTCCAGGATAAGGGGATTTTACCGGGAAATCTATGAAGATAAAAAAAATCTGGAAACCATATTTGATGTCACAAAGACTATTTCTTCAATGCTTAAGACTGAGGAGGTGCTTTATACAATTGTCAAGAGGGTGGCTGATATTACCGGCGCTGTCAGGTGTTCAATAGTGCTTATTTCACAAGAGGATATAGGCTATGTGCTTGCATCGCATGAAAGCCCAACAATAAAAGAGATTAAACTTGATTTAAACAAATATCCTGAAATAAGAGAGGCTCTCAAAAGCAAAAGGCCTGTTGTTATTGAAGATATATCAAGACATCCGCTCATGGCAGAGGTAAAGGATCTTGTAAAAGATCTTGATAGGATGAATGTGCTTGTCCTGCCCATTATATGGGAAGAAGAGGTTATCGGCACCCTTTTCTTAAGAACCAGAAGGCTCGGCAAAGGCTTTACAGAAAAGGATATAAATCTCTGCCAGATAATAGCGCAATCAGCATATCATGCAATTAAAAATGCCAGATTATTTGAAGAGGTCTCAAAAGAAAAAGAGGAGATGAAGACACTGGCCATAACCGACAGTCTGACCGAGGTATACAACCATAATTTCTTTTATACAAGATTAGAGGAGGAATTCAACAGGACGGTCAGATACGAAACACCAATCTCGCTGATAATGATGGATATAGATGATTTCAAGAGGATAAATGACACCTACGGACATAGAACAGGAGACCATGTTTTGAAAGAAGTTGCCGATATGATTAAAAAGCTTGTAAGAAAAACCGATATAGTTGCAAGATATGGCGGAGAGGAGTTCTCCGTTATACTTCCGCATACAAATCTGGATGGGGCAGAAGAAGAGGCTGAGAGGATAAGAGAAGCCATCTCAAGCCATGCATACGCAAATCTGACTAAGGAAACAATAACAATAAGCCTTGGCGTAGTTTCCTATCCAAGCGGGAAAACAATAATGAATGCCGGAGACTTTGTTAATCTTGCCGATACCGCCCTTTATGAAGCAAAAAGGAGCGGTAAAAATAAGGTCGTGGTATTGGGACGTAAATAA
- a CDS encoding transglycosylase SLT domain-containing protein, with amino-acid sequence MRIVIIVFLIVILSAECIFLRHAIADIYVYTDEKGITHFSNTPTSPKYRLKIREVRFDYKRLSSGVYDKPINDACIKHGIDPLLVKAIIKAESDFDPQTVSVKGARGLMQLMPETADDMGVADIDDPQNNIDGGVKYLKRLMGIFKSDLKLVVAAYNAGENAVIKYKSVPPFKETRQYVKKVLKYLNDYEQTGVKLAKE; translated from the coding sequence ATGAGAATCGTAATTATAGTATTTTTGATTGTCATTTTATCCGCAGAATGTATTTTCTTGCGTCACGCAATTGCCGATATTTACGTCTATACGGACGAAAAAGGCATTACACATTTTTCCAACACTCCCACCTCGCCTAAATACCGCTTAAAGATACGGGAGGTTCGTTTTGATTATAAAAGACTGTCTTCCGGCGTGTATGATAAACCTATAAACGATGCATGTATAAAGCACGGTATTGACCCTTTGCTTGTAAAGGCCATCATAAAGGCAGAGTCGGATTTCGATCCGCAGACTGTATCAGTAAAAGGGGCCAGGGGATTAATGCAGCTTATGCCGGAGACTGCTGATGATATGGGGGTTGCTGATATAGATGATCCGCAAAATAATATTGACGGCGGCGTAAAATATCTTAAACGTCTTATGGGAATATTCAAATCTGATTTAAAGCTGGTAGTTGCGGCATACAATGCAGGCGAGAATGCGGTTATTAAATATAAGAGCGTCCCGCCATTTAAAGAAACCAGGCAGTATGTTAAAAAGGTGTTAAAATATTTAAATGATTATGAGCAGACTGGAGTTAAACTTGCAAAAGAGTGA
- the lgt gene encoding prolipoprotein diacylglyceryl transferase: protein MHPILFEFGPIQIRFYGLMYVIAILAGSFLIKREVRRKGIKLTEDDVMNFVLWSALGGIIGARIYYVAFNWDYYSANLREVPAVWHGGLAIHGGLIGGILIAYLYLKRRGISFWRMADSVAPAMILGQAFGRFGNFMNGDAHGRPTTMPWGIVFPPESIAGREFPNIPLHPTMLYEMTINISIFLILWFGLRKREYKNSFIFVAYLMLYSLGRFVVESFRADSLMLGQIRAAQAVSLTLAVAALIAILKGRLWKK from the coding sequence ATGCATCCTATATTATTTGAATTTGGCCCAATCCAGATACGATTTTATGGCCTCATGTATGTAATTGCAATTCTGGCCGGCAGCTTTCTTATAAAAAGAGAGGTCAGACGTAAAGGCATTAAATTGACAGAAGATGATGTGATGAACTTCGTCCTCTGGTCAGCGCTTGGCGGGATCATTGGCGCAAGGATTTATTATGTTGCGTTTAACTGGGATTATTATTCTGCAAATTTAAGGGAGGTCCCTGCTGTGTGGCACGGAGGCCTTGCGATACACGGCGGTCTTATAGGCGGAATCCTTATTGCATATCTATATCTGAAACGAAGAGGCATATCATTCTGGAGGATGGCGGACTCAGTTGCGCCTGCCATGATACTTGGCCAGGCATTCGGCAGATTCGGAAACTTTATGAACGGCGACGCGCATGGAAGACCGACCACTATGCCCTGGGGCATAGTATTCCCGCCGGAAAGCATTGCAGGCAGAGAATTTCCAAACATACCTTTGCATCCGACAATGCTGTATGAGATGACAATAAACATTTCCATATTTTTAATCCTCTGGTTTGGTTTGAGAAAAAGGGAATATAAAAATAGTTTTATCTTTGTGGCATATCTCATGCTCTATTCGCTGGGACGCTTTGTCGTGGAAAGTTTCAGGGCAGACAGCCTTATGCTCGGGCAGATCAGGGCAGCGCAGGCAGTGAGCCTGACGCTGGCCGTTGCGGCGCTTATTGCTATACTGAAAGGGAGACTCTGGAAGAAATAA